In Hylaeus volcanicus isolate JK05 unplaced genomic scaffold, UHH_iyHylVolc1.0_haploid 12126, whole genome shotgun sequence, a single genomic region encodes these proteins:
- the LOC128882641 gene encoding uncharacterized protein LOC128882641, with protein MAEKTPNNFQCSRFRENNFSHKSSGTYRHYTKSYNGEGHQHSNHKYAKFRKDFHKNGRKTSSTYRSQSSNHNHRTCFFNDFLTIAYNFRNNPTKHKTYSTCPICCSTMVFIAVGKCQDIVCWICYLKMRILGKSTTCPYCKIEQDYVLITENPMSQCASHSKEEKDHSQFKINPSMLSTINVENYTEDQQISQYKLLFDSKRVRDLVKAFMEYTCWHPLCTIYVFDGEFMSFKNSYEDWARHMISKHNLHPCSVCICKRQVFIPEQILYMLKDLQTHFTLGDQVDNTFILPHVQCKLCKEYSLDLEGYLQHSKEVHITCYICDKEATKGLECGIPPCFLSLNSLEKHYAKFHYICHLCDYLAFSTQSELSVHMLKIHRLNNFEFQHLPIQHDSFHASYQTQSPLSFTFSPYCALKFSKNESRSSSSFVSVKNSYEQSSYFHKNAPSDQNYTRPNQYMRNHKVNNEHTLNKKLDLIENDINDERIKDSEDEKRLQTYGSNEQAKEKFTVYNNLPYYHIPFYHKKTEESRRIFIQLHFPKQIYLFDDLRTLKTCLSYFFAFDTNLSLKNAEQWFSKLKNKTPPLEIFDTLWSHQENRNSQESSDTQLEPEPPLWRQSWRKLYPSVSPATEIFLRLLVSYSNDDIKEQVKMDILKLLPVEWLYELQASLSLPQTLIKSVINLQTDVTCFTELEDMKQNQSASKKKESSLQNSATETLEPVNVYSTISFLDAMKKALTLYRNSHGPPCHFNQTGSSSTLHKTIMQKLQHATKKELLQMSGLSVHFSANDLRPSIAENLISLCATYFLLAKKKTSHEAESRNWISRCFGLLETLLPKEFAFLELYVDESLKQLCNTEHNENYPSLDKNEMTTHHPSSSQSKLNYKKECDALSSHFNVSNTMDLFPPLVPLQPNVKKSPSLLDYKSLMQNKEDRPVTQAPKHVHKNKFNTLKTVNKEKQVHTSQLQQYSVNFPSL; from the exons ATGGCGGAAAAAACACCAAACAATTTCCAATGTTCAAGATttcgcgaaaataatttttcacataaGTCCAGTGGGACATATAGGCATTATACAAAATCATACAATGGTGAAGGACACCAGCATTCGAATCATAAATACGCTAAATTCCGAAAGGattttcacaaaaatggaagaaaaacgaGTTCAACATACCGTTCACAATCTTCGAACCATAATCATCGAACATgcttttttaatgattttttaactATAGcgtataattttagaaataatccAACAAAGCACAAAACATATTCAACATGCCCTATATGCTGTTCTACTATGGTGTTTATAGCCGTAGGAAAATGCCAAGACATTGTCTGCTGGATTTGTTACTTGAAGATGCGAATTTTGGGAAAATCGACCACCTGTCcgtattgtaaaattgaacaaGACTATGttttaataacagaaaatCCTATGTCTCAGTGCGCATCCCATTCTAAAGAGGAGAAAGATCATTCGCAATTTAAAATCAATCCATCGATGTTGAGTActataaatgttgaaaattatacTGAAGATCAACAAATAAGTCAATATAAGCTTTTGTTTGATTCCAAACGTGTTCGAGATTTAGTAAAAGCATTTATGGAATACACTTGTTGGCACCCTTTATGtacaatttatgtttttgACGGGGAATTCATGTCGTTCAAAAATTCTTATGAAGACTGGGCTCGCCATATGATTTCCAAACATAATTTACATCCTTGTAGTGTGTGTATTTGTAAACGACAAGTATTTATTCCTGAGCAAATTCTTTACATGTTAAAGGACCTACAAACTCACTTTACACTGGGTGACCAAGTTGataacacttttattttacctcATGTACAGTGTAAGCTTTGTAAAGAATACTCTTTGGATTTGGAAGGTTATTTGCAGCACAGCAAAGAAGTTCACATAACATGTTATATTTGTGATAAAGAGGCTACAAAGGGATTAGAGTGTGGAATTCCACCTTGTTTCTTAAGTTTAAATTCTCTTGAAAAGCATTAtgcgaaatttcattatatttgcCATTTATGTGATTATCTAGCTTTCTCTACTCAATCAGAATTATCGGTTCATATGCTTAAAATtcatcgtttaaataattttgaatttcagcATTTACCGATTCAACATGACTCGTTCCATGCCTCTTACCAAACTCAAAGTCCAttatcatttacattttcgcCTTATTGTGctcttaaattttctaaaaatgagTCACGCTCTTCTTCATCTTTTGTTAGTGTTAAAAATTCTTATGAGCAAAGCTCCTATTTTCATAAGAATGCACCGTCTGATCAAAATTATACTAGACCAAATCAATATATGCGAAACCATAAAGTCAATAATGAACATACATTAAACAAGAAACTGGACTTGATTGAAAACGATATTAATGACGAAAGAATAAAAGACAGCGAAGATGAGAAACGACTTCAAACCTATGGGAGTAACGAACAAGCTAAGGAGAAATTTACagtgtataataatttaccaTATTATCATATACCGTTTTACCATAAAAAAACTGAGGAATCGagacgaatttttattcagctTCATTTCccaaaacaaatttatttatttgatgatTTACGTACACTTAAAACATGTTTATCCTATTTTTTTGCTTTTGATACAAACTTATCCTTAAAAAATGCAGAGCAGtggttttctaaattaaaaaataaaacgccgCCTCTCGAGATTTTTGATACATTATGGAGTCATCAAGAAAACAGGAATTCACAAGAATCAAGTGATACACAGCTGGAACCGGAACCACCTTTGTGGCGACAAAGCTGGAGAAAACTTTACCCTTCCGTGTCTCCAGCAACGgaaatttttttaaggttACTTGTCTCTTATTCAAATGACGACATCAAAGAACAAGTTAAAATGGATATTTTAAAGCTATTACCCGTTGAATGGCTTTATGAACTTCAAGCTTCTCTTTCCTTACctcaaacattaattaaatcgGTAATTAATCTACAAACGGATGTCACCTGTTTCACTGAACTAGAAGATATGAAGCAAAATCAGTCAGCTTCTAAAAAGAAAG AGTCTTCTCTACAAAACAGTGCAACGGAGACTCTCGAACCTGTTAATGTGTATTCTACTATATCTTTTCTTGATGCAATGAAGAAAGCTTTAACGCTGTATAGAAATTCTCACGGTCCACCATGCCATTTCAATCAAACGGGATCCTCATCAACTTTACATAAAACTATTATGCAAAAATTACAACATGCCACcaag AAAGAATTACTGCAAATGAGTGGGTTATCAGTGCATTTCTCTGCGAACGATTTACGACCTAGCATAGCCGAAAACCTGATATCATTATG tgcgacatattttttattagcaaaaaaaaagacatcGCATGAAGCCGAATCAAGAAATTGG aTATCTCGTTGTTTTGGGCTTCTTGAAACATTACTACCGAAAGAATTCGCTTTTCTTGAGCTTTATGTTGACGAGTCTCTTAAACAACTTTGTAATACTG AACACAATGAAAATTATCCATCtttagacaaaaatgaaatgacaACACACCACCCATCCTCCTCTCAGTCAAAACTAAAC tataaaaaagaatgtgATGCTTTATCTTCTCATTTCAATGTATCTAATACTATGGACCTGTTCCCTCCCCTGGTTCCCTTACAGCCTAATG TTAAAAAAAGCCCTAGTTTATTAGATTATAAATCGCTTATGCAAAACAAGGAAGACCGTCCTGTGACGCAGGCTCCAAAACATGTtcacaaaaacaaatttaatacacTGAAAACAGtcaacaaagaaaaacaagtaCACA